One stretch of Euphorbia lathyris chromosome 7, ddEupLath1.1, whole genome shotgun sequence DNA includes these proteins:
- the LOC136201331 gene encoding kinesin-like protein KIN-6 isoform X1: MDLKSPPPCPSTVTVRRNPTRRARPTPWSNPPPASSKLVKPAITPFPTEEILSMEIPQPETVSSTQIEPPVSENLKVYLRIRPLILLKSTKAAADQNGRLRNKNVWPQNPAAKKNRAKDQTDKKKNNEVCVSVNDSQSVTLAPPQALQDSKRIKSVVYEGFSHVFASDISQSEVYEKMVKPLVEEFLNGKSGMLAALGPSGSGKTHTVFGTGREPGMVPLALQHIFKQPQGKQSRSFYISIFEISSEGKAEKIFDLSPDGAGLSMQQSAIKGIQEVPITSAEQAESLIASAMLKRATAMTNTNSQSSRSQCIINIHSLGNKSNRELDVQPNDAVLTVVDLAGAERERRTGNQGSRLLESNFINNTSMVFGLCLRSLLEHQKNPKKPLQKHFQNSLLTRYLRDYLEGKKRMALILTVKPGEEDYLDTSYLLRQASPYMKIKFNNVEEQSNSVIQKRPRIQSFSRAEEPKRKKYCDPNAHAIEEGRSAEELEEGCNSCSVPDAPIITKPDTAATPSIDRTDFRGEREHRIMQNFAKAIWKVLKEYKEELRVAEKEIEILNENLRHEKTRYIQLEKEHEVFQSFCTCSKEISVGANFLKVDNDIDVPLYLDENEYDNIQKKAFECTSTTGGDQDASNEADVNSHSHSHNDKAIQSECTSRGIDDVTNQMNATILSADIEECECGSSPVYAQADENSNSPYHTTIECASTPGDDQDAANEADVNSHSHDHKASQRKSTCRGDKDITNQMDAIVIYPDIQESKYSSSPKCPEVFSSLTCSQADNRSHNHKASQSKCTPRGDEDVAHEMDAVVLSSDIEESKCGSSPGSAQDFSSLVHFDTNTCSPDCKASGCMSTDRVHRHVTEQMDATMLSSNLKASKSSNCPRQDQDLLCEDNKKPLDLPPLHKEDAASVEQNNLSELHCEIKSDASCKSSTLKKPKRRLLPASSILLRDITVLGIEDESEKLKGNRGGKKMVDDERTQGSRTLVRLLQKNLRL, translated from the exons ATGGATTTGAAGAGTCCCCCTCCATGTCCAAGTACCGTCACCGTCCGCCGAAATCCTACGCGGAGGGCAAGGCCTACACCTTGGTCAAATCCTCCGCCAGCATCatcaaaattagtgaaaccagcTATTACTCCGTTCCCTACTGAAGAAATTCTATCAATGGAAATTCCTCAACCAGAAACCGTTTCTTCCACCCAAATTGAACCTCCAGTATCCGAAAACCTCAAAGTCTACCTTAGGATTCGACCTCTAATACTTCTCAAGTCAACCAAAGCAGCAGCTGATCAAAATGGAAGGCTGAGAAACAAAAATGTTTGGCCCCAAAACCCTGCTGCTAAGAAGAATAGAGCAAAAGACCAGACTGATAAGAAAAAGAACAACGAGGTGTGTGTATCAGTTAATGATTCACAATCAGTGACATTAGCCCCGCCCCAGGCCTTGCAAGATTCCAAAAGGATCAAGTCCGTCGTGTATGAAGGATTTTCACATGTTTTTGCGTCCGATATATCCCAG AGTGAAGTGTACGAGAAAATGGTGAAGCCGCTAGTTGAGGAATTTCTTAATGGAAAAAGTGGAATGCTAGCAGCTCTGGGGCCTAGTGGTTCAGGAAAGACCCATACAGTGTTTGGGACTGGCAGGGAACCTGGTATGGTTCCACTTGCACTTCAACACATTTTTAAACAACCTCAGGGGAAGCAATCTAg GTCATTCTATATATCCATTTTTGAAATATCTTCTGAAGGGAAGGCAGAGAAAATCTTTGATTTATCCCCTGATGGAGCTGGGTTGTCCATGCAACAGTCAGCTATTAAAGGCATCCAAGAG GTTCCTATTACGAGTGCTGAACAGGCAGAATCCTTGATAGCTTCAGCCATGTTGAAACGTGCAACTGCAATGACAAATACAAACAGCCAATCAAG CCGATCTCAGTGCATCATCAACATACACAGTCTTGGTAACAAGTCCAACAGAGAATTAGATGTTCAACCAAACGATGCTGTCCTAACTGTTGTTGACCTGGCTGGAGCTGAAAGAGAAAGGAGAACTGGGAATCAG GGGTCAAGATTGCTTGAAAGTAATTTCATCAACAACACGTCGATGGTTTTTGGCCTGTGCCTAAGG TCACTATTAGAGCACCAGAAGAACCCCAAGAAGCCATTGCAGAAGCACTTTCAGAACTCCTTG TTGACTAGGTATCTAAGAGACTATTTGGAAGGGAAGAAGCGGATGGCTTTG ATTTTAACAGTTAAACCAGGAGAAGAGGATTACCTCGATACATCTTACCTGCTGAGACAAGCTTCACCTTATATGAAGATCAA GTTCAATAATGTCGAGGAACAATCTAATTCAGTTATTCAGAAAAGGCCGCGTATACAATCATTCTCTAGAGCTGAAGAGCCCAAAAGAAAGAAATACTGTGACCCCAATGCTCATGCg atTGAAGAAGGAAGGAGTGCAGAGGAATTGGAAGAAGGATGTAACAGTTGTAGCG TCCCGGATGCCCCAATTATCACCAAACCGGACACTGCTGCTACTCCATCTATAGATCGTACTGATTTTAGGGGAGAGAGGGAACATAGAATCATGCAAAATTTTGCTAAAGCAATTTGGAAAGTTTTGAAGGAATACAAAGAAGAACTTAGG GTtgcagaaaaagaaatagaaattctCAATGAGAATCTAAGACATGAAAAGACAAGATATATTCAGCTGGAAAAGGAGCATGAGGTTTTTCAGTCATTTTGTACTTGTAGCAAGGAAATTTCAGTGGGGGCTAACTTTCTTAAAGTAGATAATGACATTGATGTCCCATTATATCTGGATGAAAATGAATATGACAACATCCAAAAG AAAGCATTTGAATGTACAAGCACTACTGGAGGCGATCAGGATGCTTCAAATGAG GCTGATGTGAATAGTCATTCTCATTCACACAATGACAAGGCGATTCAAAGTGAGTGTACATCTAGAGGCATTGATGATGTTACAAATCAG ATGAATGCAACTATTCTTTCTGCGGACATTGAGGAATGTGAATGTGGTAGCTCTCCAGTATATGCTCAG GCTGATGAGAATAGTAATTCTCCCTATCACACGACAATTGAATGTGCAAGTACTCCTGGAGACGATCAGGATGCTGCAAATGAG GCTGATGTGAATAGTCATTCTCATGATCACAAGGCATCTCAAAGGAAGTCTACTTGTAGAGGCGATAAAGATATTACAAATCAG aTGGACGCTATTGTTATTTATCCAGACATCCAAGAATCCAAATATAGTAGCTCTCCAAAATGTCCCGAGGTTTTTTCATCTCTG ACTTGTTCTCAGGCTGATAATCGTTCTCACAATCACAAGGCATCTCAAAGTAAGTGTACTCCTAGAGGCGATGAGGATGTTGCGCATGAG ATGGATGCGGTTGTTCTTTCTTCAGATATAGAGGAATCAAAATGTGGTAGCTCTCCAGGATCTGCTCAGGATTTTTCATCTCTGGTACAT TTTGACACGAATACTTGTTCTCCTGATTGCAAGGCATCTGGGTGCATGAGTACTGATAGAGTCCACCGGCATGTTACAGAACAG ATGGATGCAACTATGCTTTCTTCAAACCTCAAGGCATCTAAAAGCAGCAACTGTCCAAGACAGGATCAGGATTTACTCTGTGAGGACAACAAG AAACCACTTGATCTACCACCATTACACAAAGAAGATGCAGCATCTGTCGAACAGAACAACCTTTCTGAGCTACATTGTGAAATCAAATCGGACGCTTCATGCAAATCGTCGACTTTGAAGAAACCAAAGAG GAGACTTCTGCCTGCCTCATCAATATTACTGAGGGATATTACTGTTCTGGGGATTGAAGATGAGTCCGAGAAGCTAAAA GGGAATAGAGGTGGAAAGAAAATGGTTGATGATGAGAGAACTCAGGGCAGCAGAACTCTTGTACGTTTGCTTCAGAAAAATCTCCGTCTATAG
- the LOC136201331 gene encoding kinesin-like protein KIN-6 isoform X2, translating into MDLKSPPPCPSTVTVRRNPTRRARPTPWSNPPPASSKLVKPAITPFPTEEILSMEIPQPETVSSTQIEPPVSENLKVYLRIRPLILLKSTKAAADQNGRLRNKNVWPQNPAAKKNRAKDQTDKKKNNEVCVSVNDSQSVTLAPPQALQDSKRIKSVVYEGFSHVFASDISQSEVYEKMVKPLVEEFLNGKSGMLAALGPSGSGKTHTVFGTGREPGMVPLALQHIFKQPQGKQSRSFYISIFEISSEGKAEKIFDLSPDGAGLSMQQSAIKGIQEVPITSAEQAESLIASAMLKRATAMTNTNSQSSRSQCIINIHSLGNKSNRELDVQPNDAVLTVVDLAGAERERRTGNQGSRLLESNFINNTSMVFGLCLRSLLEHQKNPKKPLQKHFQNSLLTRYLRDYLEGKKRMALILTVKPGEEDYLDTSYLLRQASPYMKIKFNNVEEQSNSVIQKRPRIQSFSRAEEPKRKKYCDPNAHAIEEGRSAEELEEGCNSCSVPDAPIITKPDTAATPSIDRTDFRGEREHRIMQNFAKAIWKVLKEYKEELRVAEKEIEILNENLRHEKTRYIQLEKEHEVFQSFCTCSKEISVGANFLKVDNDIDVPLYLDENEYDNIQKKAFECTSTTGGDQDASNEADVNSHSHSHNDKAIQSECTSRGIDDVTNQMNATILSADIEECECGSSPVYAQADENSNSPYHTTIECASTPGDDQDAANEADVNSHSHDHKASQRKSTCRGDKDITNQMDAIVIYPDIQESKYSSSPKCPEVFSSLVHADNRSHNHKASQSKCTPRGDEDVAHEMDAVVLSSDIEESKCGSSPGSAQDFSSLVHFDTNTCSPDCKASGCMSTDRVHRHVTEQMDATMLSSNLKASKSSNCPRQDQDLLCEDNKKPLDLPPLHKEDAASVEQNNLSELHCEIKSDASCKSSTLKKPKRRLLPASSILLRDITVLGIEDESEKLKGNRGGKKMVDDERTQGSRTLVRLLQKNLRL; encoded by the exons ATGGATTTGAAGAGTCCCCCTCCATGTCCAAGTACCGTCACCGTCCGCCGAAATCCTACGCGGAGGGCAAGGCCTACACCTTGGTCAAATCCTCCGCCAGCATCatcaaaattagtgaaaccagcTATTACTCCGTTCCCTACTGAAGAAATTCTATCAATGGAAATTCCTCAACCAGAAACCGTTTCTTCCACCCAAATTGAACCTCCAGTATCCGAAAACCTCAAAGTCTACCTTAGGATTCGACCTCTAATACTTCTCAAGTCAACCAAAGCAGCAGCTGATCAAAATGGAAGGCTGAGAAACAAAAATGTTTGGCCCCAAAACCCTGCTGCTAAGAAGAATAGAGCAAAAGACCAGACTGATAAGAAAAAGAACAACGAGGTGTGTGTATCAGTTAATGATTCACAATCAGTGACATTAGCCCCGCCCCAGGCCTTGCAAGATTCCAAAAGGATCAAGTCCGTCGTGTATGAAGGATTTTCACATGTTTTTGCGTCCGATATATCCCAG AGTGAAGTGTACGAGAAAATGGTGAAGCCGCTAGTTGAGGAATTTCTTAATGGAAAAAGTGGAATGCTAGCAGCTCTGGGGCCTAGTGGTTCAGGAAAGACCCATACAGTGTTTGGGACTGGCAGGGAACCTGGTATGGTTCCACTTGCACTTCAACACATTTTTAAACAACCTCAGGGGAAGCAATCTAg GTCATTCTATATATCCATTTTTGAAATATCTTCTGAAGGGAAGGCAGAGAAAATCTTTGATTTATCCCCTGATGGAGCTGGGTTGTCCATGCAACAGTCAGCTATTAAAGGCATCCAAGAG GTTCCTATTACGAGTGCTGAACAGGCAGAATCCTTGATAGCTTCAGCCATGTTGAAACGTGCAACTGCAATGACAAATACAAACAGCCAATCAAG CCGATCTCAGTGCATCATCAACATACACAGTCTTGGTAACAAGTCCAACAGAGAATTAGATGTTCAACCAAACGATGCTGTCCTAACTGTTGTTGACCTGGCTGGAGCTGAAAGAGAAAGGAGAACTGGGAATCAG GGGTCAAGATTGCTTGAAAGTAATTTCATCAACAACACGTCGATGGTTTTTGGCCTGTGCCTAAGG TCACTATTAGAGCACCAGAAGAACCCCAAGAAGCCATTGCAGAAGCACTTTCAGAACTCCTTG TTGACTAGGTATCTAAGAGACTATTTGGAAGGGAAGAAGCGGATGGCTTTG ATTTTAACAGTTAAACCAGGAGAAGAGGATTACCTCGATACATCTTACCTGCTGAGACAAGCTTCACCTTATATGAAGATCAA GTTCAATAATGTCGAGGAACAATCTAATTCAGTTATTCAGAAAAGGCCGCGTATACAATCATTCTCTAGAGCTGAAGAGCCCAAAAGAAAGAAATACTGTGACCCCAATGCTCATGCg atTGAAGAAGGAAGGAGTGCAGAGGAATTGGAAGAAGGATGTAACAGTTGTAGCG TCCCGGATGCCCCAATTATCACCAAACCGGACACTGCTGCTACTCCATCTATAGATCGTACTGATTTTAGGGGAGAGAGGGAACATAGAATCATGCAAAATTTTGCTAAAGCAATTTGGAAAGTTTTGAAGGAATACAAAGAAGAACTTAGG GTtgcagaaaaagaaatagaaattctCAATGAGAATCTAAGACATGAAAAGACAAGATATATTCAGCTGGAAAAGGAGCATGAGGTTTTTCAGTCATTTTGTACTTGTAGCAAGGAAATTTCAGTGGGGGCTAACTTTCTTAAAGTAGATAATGACATTGATGTCCCATTATATCTGGATGAAAATGAATATGACAACATCCAAAAG AAAGCATTTGAATGTACAAGCACTACTGGAGGCGATCAGGATGCTTCAAATGAG GCTGATGTGAATAGTCATTCTCATTCACACAATGACAAGGCGATTCAAAGTGAGTGTACATCTAGAGGCATTGATGATGTTACAAATCAG ATGAATGCAACTATTCTTTCTGCGGACATTGAGGAATGTGAATGTGGTAGCTCTCCAGTATATGCTCAG GCTGATGAGAATAGTAATTCTCCCTATCACACGACAATTGAATGTGCAAGTACTCCTGGAGACGATCAGGATGCTGCAAATGAG GCTGATGTGAATAGTCATTCTCATGATCACAAGGCATCTCAAAGGAAGTCTACTTGTAGAGGCGATAAAGATATTACAAATCAG aTGGACGCTATTGTTATTTATCCAGACATCCAAGAATCCAAATATAGTAGCTCTCCAAAATGTCCCGAGGTTTTTTCATCTCTGGTACAT GCTGATAATCGTTCTCACAATCACAAGGCATCTCAAAGTAAGTGTACTCCTAGAGGCGATGAGGATGTTGCGCATGAG ATGGATGCGGTTGTTCTTTCTTCAGATATAGAGGAATCAAAATGTGGTAGCTCTCCAGGATCTGCTCAGGATTTTTCATCTCTGGTACAT TTTGACACGAATACTTGTTCTCCTGATTGCAAGGCATCTGGGTGCATGAGTACTGATAGAGTCCACCGGCATGTTACAGAACAG ATGGATGCAACTATGCTTTCTTCAAACCTCAAGGCATCTAAAAGCAGCAACTGTCCAAGACAGGATCAGGATTTACTCTGTGAGGACAACAAG AAACCACTTGATCTACCACCATTACACAAAGAAGATGCAGCATCTGTCGAACAGAACAACCTTTCTGAGCTACATTGTGAAATCAAATCGGACGCTTCATGCAAATCGTCGACTTTGAAGAAACCAAAGAG GAGACTTCTGCCTGCCTCATCAATATTACTGAGGGATATTACTGTTCTGGGGATTGAAGATGAGTCCGAGAAGCTAAAA GGGAATAGAGGTGGAAAGAAAATGGTTGATGATGAGAGAACTCAGGGCAGCAGAACTCTTGTACGTTTGCTTCAGAAAAATCTCCGTCTATAG
- the LOC136201331 gene encoding kinesin-like protein KIN-6 isoform X3: MDLKSPPPCPSTVTVRRNPTRRARPTPWSNPPPASSKLVKPAITPFPTEEILSMEIPQPETVSSTQIEPPVSENLKVYLRIRPLILLKSTKAAADQNGRLRNKNVWPQNPAAKKNRAKDQTDKKKNNEVCVSVNDSQSVTLAPPQALQDSKRIKSVVYEGFSHVFASDISQSEVYEKMVKPLVEEFLNGKSGMLAALGPSGSGKTHTVFGTGREPGMVPLALQHIFKQPQGKQSRSFYISIFEISSEGKAEKIFDLSPDGAGLSMQQSAIKGIQEVPITSAEQAESLIASAMLKRATAMTNTNSQSSRSQCIINIHSLGNKSNRELDVQPNDAVLTVVDLAGAERERRTGNQGSRLLESNFINNTSMVFGLCLRSLLEHQKNPKKPLQKHFQNSLLTRYLRDYLEGKKRMALILTVKPGEEDYLDTSYLLRQASPYMKIKFNNVEEQSNSVIQKRPRIQSFSRAEEPKRKKYCDPNAHAIEEGRSAEELEEGCNSCSVPDAPIITKPDTAATPSIDRTDFRGEREHRIMQNFAKAIWKVLKEYKEELRVAEKEIEILNENLRHEKTRYIQLEKEHEVFQSFCTCSKEISVGANFLKVDNDIDVPLYLDENEYDNIQKKAFECTSTTGGDQDASNEADVNSHSHSHNDKAIQSECTSRGIDDVTNQMNATILSADIEECECGSSPVYAQADENSNSPYHTTIECASTPGDDQDAANEADVNSHSHDHKASQRKSTCRGDKDITNQMDAIVIYPDIQESKYSSSPKCPEVFSSLADNRSHNHKASQSKCTPRGDEDVAHEMDAVVLSSDIEESKCGSSPGSAQDFSSLVHFDTNTCSPDCKASGCMSTDRVHRHVTEQMDATMLSSNLKASKSSNCPRQDQDLLCEDNKKPLDLPPLHKEDAASVEQNNLSELHCEIKSDASCKSSTLKKPKRRLLPASSILLRDITVLGIEDESEKLKGNRGGKKMVDDERTQGSRTLVRLLQKNLRL, encoded by the exons ATGGATTTGAAGAGTCCCCCTCCATGTCCAAGTACCGTCACCGTCCGCCGAAATCCTACGCGGAGGGCAAGGCCTACACCTTGGTCAAATCCTCCGCCAGCATCatcaaaattagtgaaaccagcTATTACTCCGTTCCCTACTGAAGAAATTCTATCAATGGAAATTCCTCAACCAGAAACCGTTTCTTCCACCCAAATTGAACCTCCAGTATCCGAAAACCTCAAAGTCTACCTTAGGATTCGACCTCTAATACTTCTCAAGTCAACCAAAGCAGCAGCTGATCAAAATGGAAGGCTGAGAAACAAAAATGTTTGGCCCCAAAACCCTGCTGCTAAGAAGAATAGAGCAAAAGACCAGACTGATAAGAAAAAGAACAACGAGGTGTGTGTATCAGTTAATGATTCACAATCAGTGACATTAGCCCCGCCCCAGGCCTTGCAAGATTCCAAAAGGATCAAGTCCGTCGTGTATGAAGGATTTTCACATGTTTTTGCGTCCGATATATCCCAG AGTGAAGTGTACGAGAAAATGGTGAAGCCGCTAGTTGAGGAATTTCTTAATGGAAAAAGTGGAATGCTAGCAGCTCTGGGGCCTAGTGGTTCAGGAAAGACCCATACAGTGTTTGGGACTGGCAGGGAACCTGGTATGGTTCCACTTGCACTTCAACACATTTTTAAACAACCTCAGGGGAAGCAATCTAg GTCATTCTATATATCCATTTTTGAAATATCTTCTGAAGGGAAGGCAGAGAAAATCTTTGATTTATCCCCTGATGGAGCTGGGTTGTCCATGCAACAGTCAGCTATTAAAGGCATCCAAGAG GTTCCTATTACGAGTGCTGAACAGGCAGAATCCTTGATAGCTTCAGCCATGTTGAAACGTGCAACTGCAATGACAAATACAAACAGCCAATCAAG CCGATCTCAGTGCATCATCAACATACACAGTCTTGGTAACAAGTCCAACAGAGAATTAGATGTTCAACCAAACGATGCTGTCCTAACTGTTGTTGACCTGGCTGGAGCTGAAAGAGAAAGGAGAACTGGGAATCAG GGGTCAAGATTGCTTGAAAGTAATTTCATCAACAACACGTCGATGGTTTTTGGCCTGTGCCTAAGG TCACTATTAGAGCACCAGAAGAACCCCAAGAAGCCATTGCAGAAGCACTTTCAGAACTCCTTG TTGACTAGGTATCTAAGAGACTATTTGGAAGGGAAGAAGCGGATGGCTTTG ATTTTAACAGTTAAACCAGGAGAAGAGGATTACCTCGATACATCTTACCTGCTGAGACAAGCTTCACCTTATATGAAGATCAA GTTCAATAATGTCGAGGAACAATCTAATTCAGTTATTCAGAAAAGGCCGCGTATACAATCATTCTCTAGAGCTGAAGAGCCCAAAAGAAAGAAATACTGTGACCCCAATGCTCATGCg atTGAAGAAGGAAGGAGTGCAGAGGAATTGGAAGAAGGATGTAACAGTTGTAGCG TCCCGGATGCCCCAATTATCACCAAACCGGACACTGCTGCTACTCCATCTATAGATCGTACTGATTTTAGGGGAGAGAGGGAACATAGAATCATGCAAAATTTTGCTAAAGCAATTTGGAAAGTTTTGAAGGAATACAAAGAAGAACTTAGG GTtgcagaaaaagaaatagaaattctCAATGAGAATCTAAGACATGAAAAGACAAGATATATTCAGCTGGAAAAGGAGCATGAGGTTTTTCAGTCATTTTGTACTTGTAGCAAGGAAATTTCAGTGGGGGCTAACTTTCTTAAAGTAGATAATGACATTGATGTCCCATTATATCTGGATGAAAATGAATATGACAACATCCAAAAG AAAGCATTTGAATGTACAAGCACTACTGGAGGCGATCAGGATGCTTCAAATGAG GCTGATGTGAATAGTCATTCTCATTCACACAATGACAAGGCGATTCAAAGTGAGTGTACATCTAGAGGCATTGATGATGTTACAAATCAG ATGAATGCAACTATTCTTTCTGCGGACATTGAGGAATGTGAATGTGGTAGCTCTCCAGTATATGCTCAG GCTGATGAGAATAGTAATTCTCCCTATCACACGACAATTGAATGTGCAAGTACTCCTGGAGACGATCAGGATGCTGCAAATGAG GCTGATGTGAATAGTCATTCTCATGATCACAAGGCATCTCAAAGGAAGTCTACTTGTAGAGGCGATAAAGATATTACAAATCAG aTGGACGCTATTGTTATTTATCCAGACATCCAAGAATCCAAATATAGTAGCTCTCCAAAATGTCCCGAGGTTTTTTCATCTCTG GCTGATAATCGTTCTCACAATCACAAGGCATCTCAAAGTAAGTGTACTCCTAGAGGCGATGAGGATGTTGCGCATGAG ATGGATGCGGTTGTTCTTTCTTCAGATATAGAGGAATCAAAATGTGGTAGCTCTCCAGGATCTGCTCAGGATTTTTCATCTCTGGTACAT TTTGACACGAATACTTGTTCTCCTGATTGCAAGGCATCTGGGTGCATGAGTACTGATAGAGTCCACCGGCATGTTACAGAACAG ATGGATGCAACTATGCTTTCTTCAAACCTCAAGGCATCTAAAAGCAGCAACTGTCCAAGACAGGATCAGGATTTACTCTGTGAGGACAACAAG AAACCACTTGATCTACCACCATTACACAAAGAAGATGCAGCATCTGTCGAACAGAACAACCTTTCTGAGCTACATTGTGAAATCAAATCGGACGCTTCATGCAAATCGTCGACTTTGAAGAAACCAAAGAG GAGACTTCTGCCTGCCTCATCAATATTACTGAGGGATATTACTGTTCTGGGGATTGAAGATGAGTCCGAGAAGCTAAAA GGGAATAGAGGTGGAAAGAAAATGGTTGATGATGAGAGAACTCAGGGCAGCAGAACTCTTGTACGTTTGCTTCAGAAAAATCTCCGTCTATAG